A window from Halomicrobium urmianum encodes these proteins:
- the purQ gene encoding phosphoribosylformylglycinamidine synthase I: MTVAVIRFGGSNCDRDAVRALEHLGFDAELVWHEDGLSDDVDGIVLPGGFSYGDYLRAGAMAARSPIMAEVREAAEDGTPVLGVCNGAQIGCEASLTPGAFTTNESARFQCEHVHLRVENADTPWTSAYDEGDVIEVPIAHGEGRFEVDEDRLAELEDEDRILFRYCDEDGEVTPEANPNGSKHAVAGVTGERDTVAVMMPHPERATLPDVGPTDGQGVLEGFAE, from the coding sequence ATGACCGTCGCCGTAATCCGCTTCGGCGGTTCCAACTGCGACCGCGACGCCGTCCGCGCCCTGGAGCACCTGGGATTCGACGCCGAACTCGTCTGGCACGAGGACGGCCTGTCGGACGACGTCGACGGCATCGTGCTCCCCGGCGGGTTCTCCTACGGCGACTACCTCCGGGCCGGCGCGATGGCCGCTCGGTCGCCCATCATGGCCGAAGTCCGTGAGGCCGCCGAGGACGGGACGCCCGTGCTGGGCGTCTGCAACGGGGCACAGATCGGCTGCGAGGCGTCGCTCACGCCCGGCGCGTTCACCACCAACGAGAGCGCCCGCTTCCAGTGCGAGCACGTCCACCTTCGCGTCGAGAACGCGGACACCCCCTGGACCAGCGCCTACGACGAGGGCGACGTGATCGAGGTGCCCATCGCCCACGGCGAGGGCCGCTTCGAGGTCGACGAGGACCGCCTGGCCGAACTCGAAGACGAGGACCGGATCCTCTTCAGGTACTGCGACGAGGACGGCGAGGTCACCCCGGAGGCCAACCCCAACGGGTCGAAGCACGCCGTCGCCGGCGTCACCGGCGAGCGCGACACCGTGGCCGTCATGATGCCCCACCCCGAGCGCGCGAC
- a CDS encoding response regulator, with protein sequence MADTAEAECDRSARPTTIRVLQVDDDEALASTVAEFLERINGRITTISESTAPDALSRLESTDVDCVVTDYQMPRMDGIEFIEAVREEYPDLPCILYTGEGSEAVASDAIAAGATDYLRKRPETKQYELLANRIENAVESYRARRRARTLERARAVAREVNRALLRASTGPEIERAVCDVLADSTVYLGAWIGTVDPESGAVEPRCSAGVDAGPDRFVAAGEWIADRTGDGTAGAALGDGRVAVREAPFEGGEANEVSRASSERSSDGGAASEASRSTSERRSDGDVRSVATVPLSTGDECRGLLTVYSGQQTVTAAERDLLAELADDVTHALGAVETRQALRAERDRRAALFENAPVPVAEAHYREDGVAITDVNAAFVETFGFGADDIEADAVVDHVVPEGEREGHEAVVAALTDGESVVREVRRRTADDVRDFLLTACPVSNGDGDGAYVWYTDVTERRELEAALRERANLLDHIFGQIPTALYVKDTEGRHVRMSDYDTDPTDAIGKTDPEIYGDTEFAQEAYADDMRVIEEGERIHNREEYNPENGEWTLTSKVPYYGEDGEIKGLIGVSRLITEKKEYERELKRKNERLEEFASVISHDLRNPLTVALGQLDHYRAEHDDERLDRTGEALERMETLIEDLLALARQGQSIDQTRSVRLSDAVADAQDSVEAPDATVDVTDDGEIEANESRLRQLLENLFRNASEHAGESASIRVGALEDGFFVADDGPGIDPDERERIFEPGYTTNEGGTGLGLAIVCDVAEAHGWDVTVTESDAGGARFEFTGVSANAVSRGSEDE encoded by the coding sequence ATGGCAGACACGGCCGAGGCGGAGTGCGATCGCTCGGCGCGACCGACGACAATACGGGTACTGCAGGTGGACGACGACGAGGCGCTGGCGTCGACGGTCGCGGAGTTCCTCGAGCGTATCAACGGCCGGATCACGACGATCAGCGAGTCGACCGCGCCGGACGCGCTCTCGCGGCTGGAGTCGACCGACGTCGACTGCGTCGTCACCGACTACCAGATGCCCCGAATGGACGGCATCGAGTTCATCGAGGCCGTCCGCGAGGAGTACCCGGACCTCCCCTGTATCCTCTACACCGGCGAGGGAAGCGAGGCGGTAGCCAGCGACGCCATCGCGGCCGGGGCCACCGACTACCTCCGGAAGCGGCCGGAGACGAAGCAGTACGAACTGCTGGCCAACCGCATCGAGAACGCCGTCGAGAGCTACCGGGCTCGCCGCCGGGCGCGAACGCTCGAGCGGGCCCGCGCCGTCGCGCGTGAGGTCAACCGGGCGCTCCTGCGCGCCTCGACCGGGCCGGAGATCGAGCGGGCGGTCTGCGACGTCCTCGCCGACTCGACCGTCTATCTGGGCGCCTGGATCGGGACGGTCGATCCGGAGTCGGGCGCGGTCGAGCCCCGGTGCTCCGCGGGGGTCGACGCCGGCCCCGATCGGTTCGTCGCGGCCGGAGAGTGGATCGCGGACCGCACCGGCGACGGGACGGCCGGGGCCGCGCTGGGCGACGGGCGCGTCGCGGTCCGCGAGGCCCCGTTCGAGGGCGGTGAGGCGAACGAAGTGAGCCGAGCCTCGTCAGAACGGAGTTCTGACGGTGGTGCGGCGAGCGAAGCGAGCCGATCCACGTCGGAGCGCCGCTCCGACGGCGACGTGCGCTCCGTCGCGACGGTACCGCTCTCGACCGGCGACGAGTGCCGTGGCCTGCTGACGGTCTACTCGGGTCAGCAGACCGTCACCGCCGCCGAGCGGGACCTCCTCGCCGAACTGGCCGACGACGTGACCCACGCGCTCGGCGCCGTCGAGACGCGGCAGGCGCTCCGCGCGGAGCGGGACCGGCGGGCCGCGCTCTTCGAGAACGCGCCGGTCCCCGTCGCGGAGGCGCACTACCGCGAGGACGGCGTCGCCATCACGGACGTCAACGCCGCCTTCGTGGAGACGTTCGGGTTCGGCGCGGACGACATCGAGGCGGACGCGGTCGTCGACCACGTGGTCCCGGAGGGGGAGCGCGAGGGACACGAGGCGGTCGTCGCGGCGCTGACCGACGGCGAGAGCGTGGTCCGGGAAGTCAGGCGCCGGACGGCCGACGACGTGCGGGACTTCCTGCTGACGGCCTGTCCGGTCTCGAACGGGGACGGGGACGGCGCCTACGTCTGGTACACGGACGTCACCGAGCGCAGGGAACTGGAGGCGGCGCTCCGGGAGCGGGCGAACCTGCTGGATCACATCTTCGGCCAGATCCCGACGGCGCTGTACGTCAAGGACACCGAGGGCCGGCACGTCCGGATGAGCGATTACGACACCGATCCGACGGACGCGATCGGCAAGACCGACCCCGAGATCTACGGCGACACCGAGTTCGCGCAGGAGGCCTACGCCGACGACATGCGGGTCATCGAGGAGGGCGAGCGGATCCACAACAGGGAGGAGTACAACCCGGAGAACGGCGAGTGGACGCTCACCTCGAAGGTCCCCTACTACGGCGAGGACGGCGAGATCAAGGGGCTGATCGGCGTCTCCCGGCTCATCACGGAAAAGAAGGAGTACGAGCGAGAGCTCAAGCGGAAGAACGAGCGACTCGAGGAGTTCGCGAGCGTCATCAGCCACGACCTCCGGAACCCGCTGACGGTCGCGCTCGGCCAGCTCGACCACTACCGCGCCGAGCACGACGACGAGCGCCTGGACAGGACCGGCGAGGCGCTCGAGCGGATGGAGACACTGATCGAGGACCTGCTCGCCCTCGCGCGGCAGGGCCAGAGCATCGACCAGACGCGGTCGGTGCGGCTATCCGACGCCGTCGCGGACGCCCAGGACTCCGTCGAGGCTCCCGACGCGACCGTCGACGTCACCGACGACGGGGAGATCGAGGCCAACGAGAGTCGGCTGCGCCAGTTGCTCGAGAACCTCTTCCGGAACGCATCTGAACACGCCGGCGAGTCCGCGTCCATCCGCGTCGGCGCCCTCGAGGACGGCTTCTTCGTCGCGGACGACGGGCCCGGAATCGACCCGGACGAGCGCGAACGGATCTTCGAACCCGGATACACCACCAACGAGGGCGGGACGGGCTTAGGGCTGGCCATCGTGTGCGACGTCGCCGAGGCCCACGGGTGGGACGTGACCGTCACCGAGAGCGACGCGGGCGGCGCGCGCTTCGAGTTCACCGGCGTCTCTGCGAACGCAGTGAGCAGAGGCTCGGAAGACGAGTGA
- a CDS encoding formyltetrahydrofolate deformylase produces MTRHLTEITVVGEDDTGLIAEVTSLLFERSINIEDLDQAVREGVFRMTMHVDTDDMVCTQAKLREDLKELGEELGVDVQVRFPADRETQSIAVLVTKESHCLEAIFEAWASGDLGADVEVVIGNHSDLQPLAEAYDVPFHDIGDEKGTPDEDELLDVLAEYDTDLVVLARYMRILSPDVVFRYENRIINVHPSLLPSFPGASAYMQAIEEGVRIAGVTAHYVTTDLDQGPIITQRAFNVPDDATEEELQQIGQPLEAEALLEAIDLHLNDNVAVHRGRTELRDVDESEVQLGAPGELDDINPDRPIDGLGDFVAEQESEPEAEADD; encoded by the coding sequence GTGACCAGACACCTGACCGAGATAACAGTCGTCGGCGAGGACGACACCGGCCTCATCGCCGAGGTCACCTCGCTGCTGTTCGAGCGTAGTATCAACATCGAGGACCTCGATCAGGCCGTCCGGGAAGGGGTCTTCCGGATGACCATGCACGTCGACACCGACGACATGGTCTGCACGCAGGCGAAGCTCCGGGAGGACCTCAAGGAACTGGGCGAGGAACTGGGCGTCGACGTGCAGGTGCGCTTCCCGGCCGACCGGGAGACCCAGTCCATCGCGGTCCTCGTGACCAAGGAGAGCCACTGCCTGGAGGCCATCTTCGAGGCCTGGGCCAGCGGCGACCTGGGCGCGGACGTCGAGGTGGTCATCGGCAACCACTCGGACCTCCAGCCGCTGGCGGAGGCCTACGACGTCCCCTTCCACGACATCGGCGACGAGAAGGGCACCCCCGACGAGGACGAGCTACTGGACGTGCTGGCCGAGTACGACACCGACCTGGTCGTCCTCGCGCGGTACATGCGGATCCTCTCGCCGGACGTCGTCTTCCGCTACGAGAACAGGATCATCAACGTCCACCCATCGCTGTTGCCCTCCTTCCCCGGCGCCTCCGCGTACATGCAGGCCATCGAGGAGGGCGTCCGCATCGCCGGCGTCACCGCTCACTACGTGACGACGGACCTCGACCAGGGTCCGATCATCACCCAGCGGGCGTTCAACGTCCCCGACGACGCCACCGAGGAGGAGCTCCAGCAGATCGGCCAGCCGCTCGAAGCCGAGGCCCTGCTGGAGGCCATCGACCTCCACCTCAACGACAACGTCGCCGTCCACCGCGGCCGGACGGAACTGCGCGACGTCGACGAGAGCGAGGTCCAGCTCGGCGCGCCCGGGGAACTCGACGATATCAATCCCGACCGCCCCATCGACGGGCTCGGGGACTTCGTGGCGGAGCAGGAGAGCGAGCCGGAGGCTGAAGCGGATGACTAG
- the purS gene encoding phosphoribosylformylglycinamidine synthase subunit PurS, translating to MTAYTATVTVRLKRGVLDPEAETTKRALERLGFELEALRSADRFEIDLEAADADEAAERADEMAERLLANPTIHDYDVEVAEAER from the coding sequence ATGACCGCGTACACCGCGACCGTGACGGTCCGGCTGAAGCGGGGCGTGCTGGACCCCGAGGCCGAGACGACCAAGCGCGCGCTCGAACGGCTCGGCTTCGAGCTGGAGGCGCTGCGTTCGGCGGACCGCTTCGAGATCGACCTCGAAGCGGCGGACGCCGACGAGGCCGCCGAGCGGGCCGACGAGATGGCCGAGCGGCTCCTTGCCAACCCCACCATCCACGACTACGACGTGGAGGTCGCCGAAGCCGAGCGATGA
- a CDS encoding bacterio-opsin activator domain-containing protein has protein sequence MTSEELDVLLIEDNPGDARLIEEMFREAEAFLEGVDVGASTADGARIHHEDRLSDGLDRLDETGIDVILLDLNLPDSAGLETLASVVEATEWMPTVVLTGLRDEQVGVEAVQRGAQDYLVKDEVTSDLLVRSVYHAIVRNRQERERARRREQLEALNRLNRIAQDVAHAVITTSTREELEQAVCDRLVESDAYRFAWIGEVDRTSDRVEPRVAAGVDAGYLEDVTISLDGGIATGPTARAIQTDEVQVMQNVQADPEYEPWREQAIERGYRSSAAVPIVYEDIRYGVLNIYAESPAAFTEPETETLSRLGDVIGHAITAIERKDALVSDTVLELTFQAEGLGRELVSLTADGTGSIAFDNLIRSDDALIAYGRVEDVDREALQDAAERADMVDDLRILTPEGEAYEIEILTDVAGSLVQAVSTHGGRLTTASIDDGELSFIVQFPPGRDKRQLIELVEEHCPAATNTAQQTVEQPDRDVVGSNAVLEERLTEKQRTALEAAYFAGLFDWPRKSTGQEVADRLGVTAPTFTQHLRAAEQKFFDAVFEDSEDDEPNPV, from the coding sequence ATGACGAGTGAGGAACTCGACGTCCTCCTGATCGAGGACAACCCCGGCGACGCGCGGTTGATCGAAGAGATGTTCCGTGAGGCCGAGGCGTTCCTCGAGGGGGTCGACGTCGGGGCCTCGACCGCCGACGGCGCGCGGATCCACCACGAGGACCGACTCTCGGACGGCCTGGATCGGCTGGACGAGACCGGCATCGACGTGATCCTGCTCGACCTGAACCTGCCAGACAGCGCCGGTCTCGAGACGCTGGCGTCCGTGGTCGAGGCGACAGAGTGGATGCCGACCGTCGTGCTGACGGGCCTGCGCGACGAGCAGGTCGGCGTCGAGGCGGTCCAGCGCGGCGCGCAGGACTATCTCGTGAAGGACGAGGTCACCAGCGACCTGCTGGTCCGGTCGGTGTACCACGCCATCGTCCGGAACCGACAGGAGCGCGAGCGGGCCCGCCGCCGCGAGCAGCTCGAGGCGCTGAACCGCCTCAACCGGATCGCGCAGGACGTCGCCCACGCAGTCATCACGACCTCCACCCGGGAGGAGTTAGAGCAGGCCGTCTGCGATCGCCTCGTCGAGTCCGACGCCTACCGCTTCGCCTGGATCGGCGAGGTCGACCGGACGAGCGACCGCGTCGAGCCCCGCGTCGCCGCCGGCGTCGACGCAGGGTACCTCGAGGACGTCACGATCTCTCTCGACGGCGGGATCGCCACGGGGCCGACGGCCAGGGCGATCCAGACCGACGAGGTGCAGGTCATGCAGAACGTCCAGGCCGACCCCGAGTACGAGCCCTGGCGCGAGCAGGCGATCGAGCGGGGCTACCGGTCGTCCGCTGCGGTCCCGATCGTCTACGAGGACATCCGCTACGGCGTGTTGAACATCTACGCGGAGTCGCCCGCCGCGTTCACCGAACCGGAGACGGAGACCCTCTCGCGGCTCGGCGACGTCATCGGCCACGCCATCACCGCCATCGAGCGCAAGGACGCCCTGGTGAGCGACACCGTCCTCGAACTGACGTTCCAGGCCGAGGGGCTGGGCCGGGAACTGGTCTCGCTCACCGCGGACGGCACCGGGTCGATCGCGTTCGACAACCTGATCCGCAGCGACGACGCGCTCATCGCCTACGGCCGGGTCGAGGACGTCGACAGAGAGGCGCTACAGGACGCCGCCGAGCGGGCCGACATGGTCGACGACCTCCGGATCCTCACCCCCGAAGGGGAGGCCTACGAGATCGAGATACTCACTGACGTCGCCGGGTCGCTGGTACAGGCGGTCAGTACGCACGGCGGCCGGCTCACGACCGCGTCCATCGACGACGGCGAGCTCAGCTTCATCGTCCAGTTCCCGCCGGGCCGGGACAAGCGCCAGCTGATCGAGCTCGTCGAGGAGCACTGCCCCGCGGCGACGAACACCGCCCAGCAGACCGTCGAACAGCCCGACCGCGACGTGGTCGGGTCCAACGCCGTCCTCGAGGAGCGGCTCACCGAGAAGCAGCGCACCGCTCTGGAGGCCGCCTACTTCGCCGGCCTGTTCGACTGGCCGCGCAAGTCCACCGGTCAGGAGGTCGCCGACCGCCTCGGGGTCACGGCGCCGACGTTCACCCAGCACCTCCGGGCGGCCGAACAGAAGTTCTTCGACGCCGTCTTCGAGGACAGCGAGGACGACGAACCGAACCCGGTCTAA
- a CDS encoding response regulator — protein sequence MRNDDTATADILLVEDNPGDVRLTQEAFEEGGISNTLHVATDGVEALDFLYRRGDHADAPRPDIILLDLNLPRKNGEEVLEEINDDPDLACIPVIVLTSSRAEEDVVQSYELQANAFLTKPVDPDEFIDVVQSFQAFWLSVVRLPPCEDRDDE from the coding sequence GTGCGTAACGACGATACGGCCACGGCCGACATCCTCCTGGTCGAGGACAACCCCGGCGACGTCCGACTGACACAGGAGGCCTTCGAGGAGGGAGGCATCTCCAACACCCTGCACGTCGCCACCGACGGGGTCGAGGCGCTCGACTTCCTCTACCGGCGGGGCGACCACGCGGACGCCCCGCGACCCGACATCATCCTGCTGGACCTGAACCTCCCCCGGAAGAACGGCGAGGAGGTCCTCGAGGAGATCAACGACGACCCGGACCTGGCCTGTATCCCCGTGATCGTCCTGACGAGTTCGCGGGCCGAGGAGGACGTGGTCCAGTCCTACGAACTGCAGGCCAACGCCTTCCTCACGAAGCCGGTCGACCCCGACGAGTTCATCGACGTCGTCCAGTCGTTCCAGGCGTTCTGGCTCTCGGTCGTCCGACTGCCGCCCTGCGAGGATCGCGATGACGAGTGA
- a CDS encoding zinc-binding dehydrogenase, with the protein MAEEMAAYVIEEYGDPDVFQRQTVEVPDPGPEEVRVDVAATSLNPVDYKIRRGDIPDFAPEFPAVLHCDVSGVVDAVGEEVDRFDEGDEVYGMPGGAGRQGALAEYVVGNAGTFAQAPESLSLEEAAALPVVALTAWEMLADKTTVDEGDDVIVYGAAGGVGHVGVQMADHFGADVTATGSTEAKRSLAAELGANATVDYTETDVATYIDEHAGGDGFDVVFDPVGDDHLETAFEAVRPYGSVVTTESSSTQDLSPMHASSLSLGVVLVILPVLLGEGEERIGEELTEIARLVDEGAVEPRIDERFGFDEAAAAHRRGEEGGVLGKLLLVAE; encoded by the coding sequence ATGGCCGAAGAGATGGCTGCCTACGTCATCGAGGAGTACGGCGACCCCGACGTTTTCCAGCGCCAGACCGTCGAGGTACCGGATCCGGGGCCCGAGGAGGTCCGGGTCGACGTCGCGGCGACGAGCCTCAACCCCGTCGACTACAAGATTCGCCGGGGCGACATACCGGACTTCGCGCCGGAGTTCCCCGCCGTTCTCCACTGCGACGTGTCGGGGGTCGTCGACGCCGTCGGCGAGGAGGTCGACCGATTCGATGAGGGCGACGAGGTGTACGGGATGCCCGGCGGCGCGGGGCGACAGGGCGCGCTGGCGGAGTACGTCGTGGGCAACGCCGGGACCTTCGCGCAGGCGCCGGAGTCGCTGTCCCTCGAGGAGGCCGCGGCGCTGCCGGTCGTCGCGCTGACCGCCTGGGAGATGCTCGCGGACAAGACCACCGTCGACGAGGGCGACGACGTGATCGTCTACGGGGCCGCCGGTGGCGTCGGTCACGTCGGCGTGCAGATGGCGGACCACTTCGGCGCGGACGTGACCGCGACGGGGTCGACCGAGGCAAAGCGGTCACTCGCGGCCGAACTGGGGGCCAACGCGACCGTCGACTACACCGAGACGGACGTGGCGACGTACATCGACGAGCACGCCGGCGGCGACGGGTTCGACGTCGTCTTCGACCCGGTCGGCGACGACCACCTCGAGACGGCGTTCGAGGCGGTCCGGCCGTACGGGTCCGTGGTGACCACGGAGTCCAGTTCGACCCAGGACCTCTCGCCGATGCACGCCAGCTCGCTGTCGCTGGGCGTGGTCCTGGTCATCCTGCCGGTGCTGCTCGGCGAGGGCGAGGAGCGGATCGGCGAGGAACTCACCGAGATCGCGCGGCTCGTCGACGAGGGAGCCGTCGAACCGCGAATCGACGAACGGTTTGGGTTCGACGAGGCGGCCGCGGCCCACCGCCGGGGCGAGGAGGGCGGCGTCCTCGGGAAGCTGCTGCTGGTCGCCGAGTAG
- a CDS encoding DUF7344 domain-containing protein encodes MSTLRPSREKEFDTGYFDCLTDGRRRGALTVLLDEVGVTSERALARRLAAAERDTTPQSVDDDAITTVRTSLRHVHLPKLDDAGLVDWDADDGTVAATDHPLLSDPQFRSIVETDVDGWDDVVAGLADQRRRDALVVLASEEELSRDRLAEVLAARDQDDLALQLHHVHLPKLDDAGLIDYDPDEGTAVYRGHPELPAVDGLHLAE; translated from the coding sequence ATGAGCACACTCCGACCCAGCCGCGAGAAAGAGTTCGATACCGGATATTTCGACTGCCTTACCGACGGTCGCCGCCGTGGAGCGCTCACCGTCCTCCTCGACGAGGTCGGCGTCACCAGCGAGCGGGCGCTGGCGCGCCGCCTGGCCGCCGCCGAGCGGGACACGACGCCCCAGTCCGTCGACGACGATGCCATCACGACCGTCCGCACGAGCCTGCGCCACGTCCACCTCCCGAAGCTCGACGACGCCGGGCTGGTCGACTGGGACGCGGACGACGGCACCGTCGCGGCCACCGATCACCCGCTGCTGTCGGATCCGCAGTTCCGCAGCATCGTCGAGACGGACGTCGACGGCTGGGACGACGTCGTCGCCGGCCTCGCGGACCAGCGCCGCCGCGACGCCCTCGTCGTCCTGGCGTCCGAGGAGGAGCTCTCCCGCGACCGCCTCGCCGAGGTGCTCGCCGCGCGCGACCAGGACGACCTGGCCCTGCAGCTCCACCACGTCCACCTCCCGAAGCTCGACGACGCCGGCCTGATCGACTACGACCCGGACGAGGGAACCGCCGTCTACCGCGGCCACCCCGAACTCCCGGCCGTCGACGGGCTGCACCTCGCCGAGTGA
- a CDS encoding metal-dependent hydrolase: MWPWGHAAVGYLLYSLLARSSGRVPSSASVVALALGTQFPDLIDKPLGWTFGLLPAGRSLAHSLFALLAVSAVAVGLARRYGRPELGVAFGVGAVSHTFADGLYATVTGQYADLSYLAWPVLPAPVSEVEKSFLAHVVLLEFNWHFALELVLVALAAALWLRDGRPGLDLVESVLGVDGRAAEEPESGD; this comes from the coding sequence ATGTGGCCGTGGGGACACGCCGCCGTCGGGTACCTGCTGTACTCGCTGCTGGCCCGGTCTAGCGGGCGCGTTCCGTCGTCTGCGTCGGTCGTCGCGCTCGCGCTGGGCACGCAGTTCCCGGACCTGATCGACAAACCGCTGGGCTGGACGTTCGGCCTCCTCCCCGCGGGCCGATCGCTCGCGCACTCGCTGTTCGCCCTCCTCGCAGTCAGCGCCGTCGCCGTCGGGCTCGCTCGCCGGTACGGGCGGCCCGAACTCGGCGTCGCCTTCGGCGTCGGCGCCGTCTCGCACACCTTTGCGGACGGGCTCTACGCTACCGTCACCGGCCAGTACGCCGACCTCTCCTACCTCGCGTGGCCGGTCCTGCCGGCGCCCGTCTCCGAGGTCGAAAAGAGCTTCCTCGCCCACGTCGTGCTGCTGGAGTTCAACTGGCACTTCGCGCTCGAGCTGGTGCTGGTCGCCCTCGCGGCCGCCCTGTGGCTGCGGGACGGTCGCCCCGGCCTCGACCTCGTCGAGTCGGTCCTCGGCGTGGACGGCCGCGCCGCCGAGGAGCCGGAGTCCGGCGACTGA
- a CDS encoding DUF835 domain-containing protein, producing the protein MSQAVRSYELPSPLLEAPHVLVESPPIGPYRYDVCADLCRAHGPPSDALIVTYRGLRPERLVPARDACGGAPSVDVIAVRPDDPSDAVRERLADLPVDVSVDAVDPSASLTKLGVVVDEHLQRYGDDADPVVCFDSITPLILYSDVDRAHRFLDSLRDLVDEAGGHAHYHFDPGAHDETVRQRLRTLFDAAVTVDGDGDITSVDRRPDWPV; encoded by the coding sequence ATGTCACAGGCCGTCCGCTCCTATGAGCTCCCGTCGCCGCTGCTGGAGGCCCCCCACGTCCTCGTCGAGTCGCCTCCCATCGGTCCCTACCGATACGACGTCTGTGCGGATCTGTGTCGGGCACACGGCCCGCCCTCCGACGCCCTGATCGTCACCTACCGGGGACTGCGGCCGGAGCGACTCGTCCCCGCGCGCGACGCGTGCGGCGGGGCCCCGTCCGTAGACGTGATCGCCGTCCGGCCCGACGACCCCTCGGACGCCGTCCGCGAACGGCTCGCTGACCTCCCTGTCGACGTCTCGGTCGACGCCGTCGATCCGTCGGCGTCGCTCACGAAACTCGGCGTGGTCGTCGACGAGCACCTCCAGCGGTACGGCGACGACGCCGACCCGGTGGTCTGTTTCGACTCGATCACGCCGCTGATCCTCTACAGCGACGTCGACCGTGCCCATCGCTTCCTGGACTCGCTGCGGGACCTCGTCGACGAGGCCGGCGGTCACGCCCACTACCACTTCGACCCCGGCGCTCACGACGAGACCGTCCGGCAGCGGCTCCGGACGCTCTTCGACGCCGCCGTCACCGTCGACGGCGACGGCGACATCACGTCGGTCGACCGGCGGCCGGACTGGCCTGTCTGA